Proteins from one Rhizoctonia solani chromosome 5, complete sequence genomic window:
- a CDS encoding Fungal Zn(2)-Cys(6) binuclear cluster domain has product MHFATNVSRVLAQSPGTRSSMLQGWIGWIHEFERSVTTGFRNNMSPNDIGDCLKAHLELLALKASLMNGIFGYLVLRDALPKFLSLVATDSNLLIEQHNGGMVISFHRIINTHRYELTKFAVHDVLTVLLLGVPLLVEYGYDGDHEPENPMFEWIHGIPATFLEVMAQINSRRTGSRVRLDDWQTLEERVLFWKSRYAMLNDAPVPGSDDAERVAVQEGWRHLLLIYIYMV; this is encoded by the exons ATGCATTTTGCCACCAACGTTTCGAGGGTACTGGCTCAGAGTCCGGGGACCCGTAGCTCCATGCTCCAAGGATGGATTGGATGGATACATGAGTTTGAGCGGAGTGTTACTACTGGTTTCCGTAACAACATGTCGCCGAACGATATAGGAGACTGCCTAAAGGCTCATCTTGAG CTTTTAGCTCTGAAGGCTTCTCTAATGAATGGTATCTTCGGGTACCTTGTGCTTCGAGATGCATTACCCAAGTTCCTCTCGTTGGTGGCGACTGATTCGAACTTATTAATTGAGCAGCACAACGGAGGCATGGTCATCTCGTTTCATCGCATAATTAACACACATCGATACGAGCTTACAAAATTCGCTGTGCATGACGTGCTTACGGTGCTCCTACTTGGAGTACCACTCCTCGTAGAATACGGGTACGATGGTGACCACGAGCCTGAAAATCCTATGTTCGAGTGGATACATGGAATTCCGGCCACGTTTCTCGAAGTTATGGCACAGATCAACTCGAGGAGAACTGGCTCCCGAGTTCGTCTGGATGATTGGCAAACTCTGGAAGAACGTGTCCTATTCTGGAAATCACGATACGCTATGCTAAATGACGCTCCTGTTCCTGGGAGCGACGATGCCGAAAGAGTTGCAGTGCAAGAAGGGTGGAGGCATCTGTTACTCATCTACATCTACATGGTATGA
- a CDS encoding ATP-dependent DNA helicase has product MVGYGNRAIRTGVYHADIGDYEKESLHIRWRNGEVQVVCATIAFGLGIDKSNVRFVLHHSMSKSLDGFYQEVDVRGAMLLFANYFSASSSLSLSSWTTEAGGKLTPCGHCDNCTRPPESVASKDVTLDAWIILRVAQTIDSEGGRVTVGMLADLVRGVGGKSFQVPAGGGKGRRRKSQGEKVVLDLDGIAGGKISLSKDVCISVIEIFALLTCSFCQDAEALIIQLVLSGHLKEIFHSTAYAINVYLQLGPQAVRLTRLDRESVEAGSGPKIECTFIQRTSGRSKAAPKKQAAKSNVGGRKGKSKATISDEDDGEDEQVEDLTEQIRQDVASADSDDLEDADEEGWSYSMMPRRKNGQGTGPSVSNSARKRRKIVSDEDSDDDVIILSE; this is encoded by the exons ATGGTAGGATACGGAAACC GTGCGATTCGCACGGGTGTTTATCATGCGGATATCGGGGATTACGAAAAAGAGTCGCTGCATATTCGGTGGAGGAATGGAGAGGTTCAGGTTGTTTGTGCTACAATTG CGTTTGGGCTTGGGATTGACAAGTCAAATGTGCGGTTCGTTTTGCATCATTCT ATGTCCAAGTCATTAGATGGGTTCTATCAAGAAGTGGACGTGCGGGGCGCGATG CTTTTATTTGCCAA CTATTTCTCCGCATCCTCCTCTCTTTCGCTCTCATCCTGGACAACCGAGGCAGGTGGGAAGCTCACGCCTTGCGGGCATTGCGATAATTGCACTCGCCCGCCCGAAAGCGTAGCCAGCAAAGACGTCACCCTGGACGCATGGATCATCCTTCGAGTCGCCCAAACAATAGATAGCGAAGGTGGTCGAGTGACGGTTGGTATGCTTGCAGACTTGGTCCGTGGAGTGGGGGGCAAGTCGTTCCAGGTTCCTGCAGGAGGTGGGAAAGGGAGAAGACGAAAGAGTCAGGGAGAGAAAGTCGTACTGGACTTGGATGGGATCGCGGGCGGGAAGATTAGCCTATCTAAAGATGTGTGTATTTCGGTCATCGAGATCTTTGCTCTCCTGACTTGCTCCTTTTGCCAGGATGCTGAGGCGCTGATCATCCAGCTCGTTTTATCGGGTCATTTGAAAGAGATTTTCCACTCGACTGCCTATGCCATCAACGTCTACCTCCAACTCGGTCCTCAGGCTGTGCGCCTCACCCGTCTCGACCGAGAATCTGTAGAAGCTGGCTCTGGACCCAAAATTGAATGTACATTTATTCAACGTACATCCGGAAGGTCCAAGGCCGCTCCAAAAAAACAGGCCGCCAAATCGAATGTTGGGGGTAGAAAAGGCAAATCTAAAGCTACTATATCCGATGAAGACGATGGCGAAGATGAGCAAGTTGAAGATTTGACCGAACAGATTCGACAAGACGTTGCTTCTGCTGACTCTGACGACCTCGAGGACGCGGATGAAGAGGGGTGGAGTTACTCGATGATGCCCCGGAGAAAGAACGGTCAGGGGACTGGGCCTTCGGTATCTAACTCTGCGCGAAAGCGGCGGAAAATCGTAAGCGATGAAGATAGTGATGATGATGTTATTATACTATCTGAGTAG
- a CDS encoding DEAD/DEAH box helicase: protein MEEEPVVICAKTAGTTNYADPGGFEWTDDVKKRMRAVFGIKEFRLCQEGVVNAVMDGRDVVCVMPTGGGKSLTYQLPALVLPGCTLVISPLVALIMDQVMHLRENGIEAVMLTGATKKEESRSIMQRLAQAGKSKGIVAADKVGSSREKPIKLCYVTPEKIAKSKTFTSTLEKMCTAGQLARIVIDEAHCVSQLGHDFRPDYKKLSICANSSRMSDYGAIRHMPPKGAKRSTGDTSNETGHRWQHHALLDANTSDTVYFSAPLYRKNLHYSVLPKPASAAGAIQVMADYITQNHAGHSGIVYA from the exons ATGGAGGAAGAGCCAGTGGTCATATG TGCCAAAACCGCCGGGACAACCAACTATGCCGATCCTGGTGGATTTGAATGGACAGACGACGTTAAGAAGAGGATGAGGGCTGTATTCGGGATCAAGGAATTTAGGCTGTGTCAAGAAGG AGTGGTAAATGCTGTTATGGATGGCCGAGACGTCGTGTGCGTTATGCCTACTGGAGGAGGCAAATCCCTCACCTACCAGCTACCCGCGTTGGTGCTTCCCGGATGCACACTGGTCATTTCTCCCCTTGTGGCCTTGATCATGGATCAGGTTATGCATTTAAGAGAGAATGGGA TTGAGGCAGTCATGCTCACCGGCGCAACTAAGAAAGAGGAGTCCCGGTCTATAATGCAAAGATTAGCTCAAGCTGGAAAGTCCAAAGGTATAGTCGCTGCGGATAAGGTAGGAAGTTCGAGAGAGAAGCCGATCAAATTGTGTTACGTGACT CCTGAAAAAATAGCCAAGAGCAAGACGTTCACCTCGACTCTTGAAAAAATGTGTACCGCCGGACAATTGGCCAGAATCGTGATTGATGAGGCGCACTGTGTGTCTCAACTCGGCCACGACTTTCG ACCGGACTATAAGAAACTTTCCATTTGCGCCAACTCTTCCCGAATGTCCGATTACGGCGCTATCCGCCACATGCCCCCCAAAGGTGCTAAAAGATCTACTGGTGACACTTCGAATGAGACAGGTCACAGATGGCAACA CCATGCTCTCCTAGATGCAAACACGTCGGACACCGTCTACTTTTCCGCGCCACTTTATC GCAAGAACCTACATTACTCCGTGCTACCCAAACCTGCATCCGCGGCAGGAGCAATTCAGGTCATGGCCGATTACATTACACAAAACCATGCGGGGCATAGCGGGATTGTCTATGCCTGA